Genomic window (Dictyoglomus thermophilum H-6-12):
TATCTGAGAACATTGAGGACATTTTATCCATAAACCATCAGGAATATCTCGATACTTATTCTTATCATCTTTTTTTAACCAGTCCTTGAACATATCCCCTCCTCACAGAAATTCAAATTTCAATTATTTTACCATAAACTACAAAAGCTTATTTATACTCTCAATTCTACACTCAATTCCATACTTTCTTAGAGACTCTAAATTTTTTCTGAGTTCTTCATCATAAAAAACCCAAAAATCCGGAGCAGTAAGAATAGCGTGTTCATCAAATCTTATAATTACAGGCACAAGGCCTTTTTTGTTTTTTAAAATTTCTCTCACCTTAAAAAGCACCTCATAACCAATTTTATTATCCAATTGAATCACTAAAATATTACTCTCTAGATCTCCTACCTGATCTACAATTATTTTTATTCTCTCTTCAGATTCATCCCTATCAATCTCCAACTTTCCACTAATAATTACTTTTTTACCTTCTTTTAATATATCTTTGTAGTTACCATAAACACTTGAAAAAACTGTAATCTCTGCCTCACCAGTAAAATCCTCAAGTGTGGCAAACAACATCTTTTGATTTTTCCTATCAATTACTTCTCTTACATTCTTTAAAATACCTGGAACAATCACCTGAGAACCAGATTCAACCTCAACCAGATCATCGATGGTATAATCAAAAAGTTTTTCTGAAATCTTTCTCAATTCCTCCTGTGGATCATAAGATACATAAAATCCTAGCATCTCTTTTTCCATCTCTAAAATCTCATCTATAGAAAACTCAGGCATATTATTGATAATTTCCTCCTGAGGCAATGACTCCAAATCAATAAGAGAAACCTGGCCTATATGAGCCCTTTTCATCACCTGAGCTGATTCAAGAATTTTGTCTATATTTTCTAAAAGTGCCCTTCTACTATAACCAAAACTATCAAAAGCTCCACTCTTTATAAGACTTTCTAATGCTCTCTTATTAATAACCTTTGAACTTAATCTTTTTATAAAATCAAATATTGACTTAAATCTACCCCTTGATCTTTCCTCTACTATTGCTTCGGCCACACTTTCACCCACATTTTTAATAGCAGATAATCCAAATCTTATGCCTTGAGGAGTAACAGTAAAGTCTACTACGCTCTCATTAACGTCAGGTGGCAAAATCTTTATACCTATTCTTTTAGCTTCAGCTATATATTTACTCAATTTAGTAGTACTATTTTTGACACTTGTGAGAAGAGATGCCATATATTCTTTAGGATAATAGGCCTTAAGATAAGCCGTTTGAAAAGAGACAAAAGCATAAGCTGCACTATGAGATTTGTTAAAACCATACTCTGCAAACTTTGCCATGTCCTCAAAAATCTCTATAGCTACATTTTCAGGAATACCTCTTTCTACAGCTCCCTTTACAAAAATACCTCTCTGTTCCTCCATAACTTCGGGCTTTTTCTTCCCCATGGCTCTTCTCAATACATCGGCCTGCCCCAGAGTAAATCCTGCAAGTCTGTGGGCAATTTCCATAACTTGTTCTTGATAAATTATTACTCCATAAGTTTCAGCCAAGATAGGCTCTAAGGCAGGATGCATATATTCAACTTTCTCTTCTCCTCTTTTCCTTTTTATATAACTTTCTAATCTACCAAGAGGACCAGGTCTATATAAAGCAAGGACTGCTATAAGATCCTCAAACTTCTCAGGCTTAATATCTCGTAGAAGATTTCTCATGCCTCTACTTTCCAATTGGAACACCCCAATAGTTTCTCCTTTTTGTAAAAGTTCATATACTTTTTCGTCACTTAAAGAAATATTGTTTATATCTATTTCAATACCATAATTTTCTTTGATTTTCTTAATAGTATCGTATATTACAGTAAGAGTTCTAAGTCCCAAAAAATCCATCTTTAAAAGTCCCAATTCCTCGAGATTAGTCATTGGAAGTTGAGTAACCACATCAGTACCGTTCATAACCTGTAAAGGAACATACTCCATCAAAGGATCCTTTGAAAT
Coding sequences:
- a CDS encoding DNA polymerase III subunit alpha, producing MSFVHLHVHTEYSLLDGACRIDELIDQALEFNMPAVAITDHGVMYGVIDFYKNAKEKGIKPIIGCEVYVAPGSRFDKKQRTDLYHLILLAKDFEGYKNLIKIVSLSFLEGFYYKPRVDKELLREYSKGIIALSSCLAGEIPSYILQNNLEKAKNAIKEYLDIFGEDFYLELQNNGMEEQEYVNSYLIKLSRELNVPLVATNDVHYLRKEDAEIHDILLCIQTGSKLNDKDRLRFKTNEFYFKSPEEMKALFKDVPDAIENTLKIAEKCNVEIPLNNVILPVFEVPEGETLDSYFERLCWEGAKKRFGEDIPENIRERLSYEISVIKQMGFSGYFLIVQDFVNYAKSRGIPVGPGRGSAAGSLVSYVLGITNIEPTRWGLIFERFLNPERVTMPDIDIDFCFERREEVIEYVRNKYGKEHVAQIITFGTMAARASVRDVGRVLDVPYNEVDRIAKLIPPNTSIEEALNTSEELRNLVENNPQAKRIIEIAKRIEGNARHASIHAAGIVISKDPLMEYVPLQVMNGTDVVTQLPMTNLEELGLLKMDFLGLRTLTVIYDTIKKIKENYGIEIDINNISLSDEKVYELLQKGETIGVFQLESRGMRNLLRDIKPEKFEDLIAVLALYRPGPLGRLESYIKRKRGEEKVEYMHPALEPILAETYGVIIYQEQVMEIAHRLAGFTLGQADVLRRAMGKKKPEVMEEQRGIFVKGAVERGIPENVAIEIFEDMAKFAEYGFNKSHSAAYAFVSFQTAYLKAYYPKEYMASLLTSVKNSTTKLSKYIAEAKRIGIKILPPDVNESVVDFTVTPQGIRFGLSAIKNVGESVAEAIVEERSRGRFKSIFDFIKRLSSKVINKRALESLIKSGAFDSFGYSRRALLENIDKILESAQVMKRAHIGQVSLIDLESLPQEEIINNMPEFSIDEILEMEKEMLGFYVSYDPQEELRKISEKLFDYTIDDLVEVESGSQVIVPGILKNVREVIDRKNQKMLFATLEDFTGEAEITVFSSVYGNYKDILKEGKKVIISGKLEIDRDESEERIKIIVDQVGDLESNILVIQLDNKIGYEVLFKVREILKNKKGLVPVIIRFDEHAILTAPDFWVFYDEELRKNLESLRKYGIECRIESINKLL